CAGGAGTAAATCTTTCCTTGCGCCTTTCTAAACAGTGTGGGAAGATTGGCATTGTATAAACTCTGTACACTGGAAgggctatattttaaaaaagagaaaagaaggtaaAGTCTATATAGAAGACAAAACATCTTTTctggaaaattaaaaccaaaagattgttgtatttttctcaaaATCCCAGCAAGTTCAGCCCagtgtttggttttgattaatGAATATCTGAAAGCATGTAACTCCATCAGAACTTTTTTCACCATATCTAGAAATTATATCCTATATTAATTAAATTGTTCTTTTTGGACTGTGAAGAACATGTGTATGTTACTATTGAGAACCAGTAGGGAATTAGTATATATGTAAATTCTTTAAAGAAGGAATTGTGGAAACACTGTGTggatggcctttttttttttttttttcctttaataaacaattctgttctttgtttctcGGGGGTAGATGTGGCCTTTAATTTTTTGTGTATTGCAATGTTCTTGTTTTGGttgtagattttattttgttgttattttttatcattattattatccaGGGATATTTCACCAACAAATGGCAGTGAAGTATTTTTCTCACGtgaaatttatgaaaaatattcattGGCACCAAGCCTTTCTGAACTGTGGCATTTATCAAACAGGTATATTCTATTATGTTACAATTTTGTGCTGTTTGTCATCATCCTGTCGATACATACCCTTACTGTTTTGGGGAAAGCTGTATATTACCTGGCATGTAATGATTTGTTACTGACTCATTGGTCCAGCAGTTGGTCTGTGCTTTACCTATTGTGAAACTTCAGAAAGTGGGAAGAGTCTAGGTTGGGACCTCTGGTCTTTTGGGGATGGGGTTTAGGTTATTTTTGGGGGGTAGTGCCTGTTGGTTTTTTGCTCTCTTTTACGTACCAGAGAGAGATGAAGTTTGACCCACACTCTTAACTGGTCACGGTAAGGATCCTATAACCTGTGAACCAGACCTAATTCTTTTTAGAAATTAATGTCTTGCTGTCTGTCCATGTCTTCTCACTTTGGAGAAGGCTGATGATACTGTACATTGAAATCCTTTTTACCTGTATCTTTTGGAAGTAGCCATCACCATTTACATAAAGCCAACAGTGTCTAAGGTGCAGAGATGCAATTAATTCCTTGAATAATGAAGAAACTATATAGAGTGTTAGCTGAAGGGTGAGAAATGAAATTATGGGAACACCGGTGGTACAGGTAATATTGTTTGTGCAGTTTTgatgtcttttttaattttcttaagttGAGGAATTAGAAACAACTTTTGTTTCACATAGTGAAAAGCATGGCTCAGGCTGCCGAATTTCAAAAGTTGGAGGACTGTATTTAGGctattgtctttttttcagaagtcattAAGCTGGTAGGGAGGTACAAGTGGCAAGTGTCTCATGGTGGATGAACATTCACACCACAAAGAATGTGGACTGGGAGATCAAGGTAGTGACTGTGCTCTAAGTGgggagttcagcatgtgaagaaataatttgttctaAAGGGGAATGACAGTATTTTTATGAACTGACACTGAGAGTGCACATCTGAGGGGAACACCTGTCTCCATCACATGACTGTATCCCACATCTTTGGCTAGAGAAGGCTTTTCTGGTTCATCGCTGTAGGAGCAACTTTCCTGGAACTGGCAGAGATGAGCACAGCCCTCACAGCTTGCTACTGGGTACACTggatattttcttccttcagatgaTGTAGAAAAAGGGTTTCTGGAGTAGACATGACTGCACTCAAGAGTGGGATTGTGTTCAGTTGTGTGTAATAGAAGTGGGTTTATAGCCAGAAGAGAGGTTGCAAccagaaaaaatcagaaattgaTGGAACTGGGTTGTATGGCCATAGTcaagaggaagagaaatggaaCCCATTGGGGCAAACATGAATGTAAAAGCTGACAGAAGTTTGTCAATTTTTATATTGGGGTTTCTGATAGATATTTACTAAAGTGTATGTTCTCTCGCCATAGAAGCTGTGAAGGCAAGTTGCTGATAAAATGAAGGGGGAAAATTTAAGCCGTCAGCTCAAATGAAGTATAATGCTGTAAATATGGACAGAAAAGCTCTGTCAGATTATTTTGGTTTGCACCCTGATGAAGACTGTGACAGCACTGCATACTGAAATGATCTTGATGTGCTGCCATTTCATTCAGTGCTGAATATAGCCAATTTAAGCTGCTAGAATTTCTTGATGTTCCTACATTGGCATATCTGAGTCAGCATCTTGTCGCTGCTGCTGCTTAATTAAATTTGCCAGTTTGTGCCACGAGGATGGACACTTTCTCATATTCAGAGAGACAGCTGTGAAGTATTATTAAGAACTGTGGACGTGATACTGCTGGGTTTGAAAAAACACTTGAGATGTTTTCTACTGCTGAAATAGTAtctcaaaaatatgctttttccaAGATCAGCAGTTAATGTTCATTTTGTTAACcttaattattttatcttttaagaaaatagaGCAGGGCTAAGATGCCTTCATATACTGGATTTGTTTTAAGAACCAGCTTTATAACGTtacttctttggtttttttagggGAGCTATACCCCTTGCCTTAGCCCAATATTATTTTTGGCAACTGATTTCAGTATTGTTTAGAGTAGAAAATGAAACTCTTGAATTGTGTGCTCTgtttttaggaatttttttcattgaaatccAGAATTTCTATTGTTACAATTAAGtagttttaatttactttttttacagtgaaagaAAGGCTTTTTCTAGTTGAGTCTTTCTCCTTTACAATCTTAACTTTGACTCATAAGTTAGACCTTTTTGAGTGCAAACTGTTTCTGAACACCAGCCATCAGTGAATGACAAAATGTTGAGACTCTTCATCTTTTTGTTAATAATGAGTGTTTCCAGAACAAAGAATCGGAGTTTCATATTTAGCTTGTCACCTCAATATTGATTATACAGACAAATATCTACAccattttggtttaaaaaaaaaaataataataattcatcaTTAAACCAGTGGCAAGCCTGCTATTGGTAGTGAGGGTTAGTCTGATTGTCCAGGTGAAGTTTCAGAAGGATAAAATTTTTATGACATAGACTAGGAATTGGAATAGTATAGTATCTCACAGTGCATTTTGCTGGATTTGAAGTTTAGGCTTGCACGACTGCCTCTATTAATTCTgacaaatattattatttatgtgAAAAGCATGAGTTCTTTCATTTATTACTTTTCTTTCAGAGAGGCAAAGAGAAATGTGGAGGCATTGGCAAACTCTTCAGAAAACAGACAGGCTTGCAGCATGCAGGCTGCAGATCCATTTGAGGTGGAGGCTAAAGGCACAACTGATGATCATCCTTTTCCAGAACCTAGACTCCCCTATCCATTTACCTCTTGTTTgacagagaaggagcagaaaacatACTTATATCTGATGACTAagtactcaaaaaaacccctccacttTCAAGTTAATGCAGCAAGTCAAAGAGAATTATTCACATATCTGGTAAgcgtgcatgtatgtgtgtaggAACATTGTAGAGGGAGTCATACAATTTTATTACAAAGAGTTaaggaaaatgtaacaaaaatgtttttaaattcaatttGTTGTAATTTCCTTTTAACATAGTATTATGAATGGTAATAAAAGTTTAAAGTATTcaggataacatttttaatacaaattgaAAGCGTATTTGCTTATTTTGTTGAAAGTGCATGGgttttctgtagatttttttgttttgttgtggtttttagTAGTAGTCTAAACAACTGTTGGTAAGTGTAGATCTTTGATAGCTGATCAAATgcacacccaccccccaaaaaagctcacattttttaatgagaaattaagaGTTGACCTTAATGTGATTTTAGCATTTCATAATGGCATGTAACAGTCTTGTGTAACGTTAGGAGATGGATACATTTTGATGTGATCTTTGCAAGCACCCTGTAATGCGAACTTTCTTCAGTAGCATGTGAGGGGACCTATGTGTTGACCTTCTGTGCTTCACACTTGCTACTTAGTCTCAGCAATGCTGTTTAAATAGTGAAAGGCTATGTCTCATGTTGGTTCAAAGTATCATTTTAGTTGAATCCTGTATAATGTAATTAATGAGCAAATGGTTTTGAGCCATTGCATTTGGTTTTCTATGCTTCCTTGTTAATGCTAGTTCCTTTATTTTATGCTGTAACAATGGGACTGTCATTCCCAGGTAAATCAGTACCTACTGTGTTATTGTTACTTATAATGTAATTGCTTACGAAGTCAGAGCTCAGGTATGTTTGTGGCTCTGTCATGTAAACTTGCTCCAACAATGTCTTGTAACCATTCTTTTTATAAACCACTAGTGTATGATCAAAAGAAGcttgctggtttttcttttttttggggggggggatgtttggggatttttttttttttttttgaggaaatgcACCTTGCAAAAAACACGCGTATGCAAAGACTTGTCAAATTGAGCAGCAGGTAGAATCTGTGTCCTGCCTTGTACCATCACCTGTACTACCTCTCTGGAAATTTTGCTGGTTACATATGTAGCCTACAGGATTCCATTCTgtctttaaaagtaaatttttccttccccccagcAAATGAAGGAAGTAGTAAATAATGAAATTGCAGAATTTATGAAGTTTGCCCAAAATGCTGCAAAAAGCTGCGCCCAAGATTATGATACCATCTCTGAAGATGCACTACGTTATACTGAGGTAATCACCGATACTACGTTTAATACCTTCTCTTCTTAAATAATCATATTGGAATTGTGATTAAGATACATAGGCACTGCTCATGGGGTCCAATGTTCCCTGAACTTCTGCTGATTCCATGTTGGCACAAGACATGGAAAGTAGCCTTTTCCTTTATGCTGTGCAGCATGACTTGGCCCACAGTTTATTGTAGCTGATAAGACACGATATAAGTGAGGTCACTGAATACAATACTGTACAAAGATTTAGTCATCAATTAAGTAGATGACATCTTTATATTTGGGAAgggagaaattacattttaagtgTGCATTTACATTAACAAGCTGCTGCTAAGTATACACTACTGGACAGAATGTTAAGCTTTCCTCCACAGTAGCATGCTACAAAGTCACTTTAATCAGAGGTTACTCAGGCTTTAATCATAATCATTTCCAAGTTCATGCTGTGTTAAATATCATCTTTGATGATTCTAAAATCAAACATGAATGCAACTTTTTATATAATTCTTGGTTTAATAGCACATTTTGAGAAAAGAATTCCAGAATACAGGTTCGTTAAACTTTCCAGCAATGGGTTGACTTGCTCTTCCTTGTTTTCCTTATAGTGTCTTGGTTTAATTGAAATGGTGTACTTATATACTTTCTGTTAAAATTTCAGTCTTTTCTAGTAAGTGCCGCATCACTTTCTTTTACagaataacacagaaaaataaatgtgtttactAAAGTAGAACGTTTCATTAAATTCAGAAGGATTGCTTCTATTTCACCATAACACTTTTTATTATGTGCTCTTTCATGCACAAGATAAATTTGTTCTCCCATTAACACACGGTTTGGGCACACGTGAGGACaaacatcttgcttttttttctaaaaattgggATTGGCTTTGTAATTGTGTATCTTGCACTTGAGTCTGTTTTTCTAAGTGATGTTGTCTGGTCACAAAATGTCTCCAGACTTGAAGTCGTTTTATAGTTAAGTTGATATCCCGAGATAAAAATGAAACGGAGGCCCATATTTAGTTTTAAACAATACTTGCAGAAGTAACTCATTCTAGTTACTAAATAAAACCTAAATGTGTTAAATACACAATTCATATATCAGAAAAAATTATCTTAGGATCTAGAGTTGACGTGAAAGCGAGTTACAATACATATGAAATCTTCTTATGTCTCTATCTTTGCGACTTCTACCTAGGCCTAGTGTAAATTGGGTAGTAACACAAAAAATACCAGTCCTTCTAAAAGCCAAGATAAATGAACTGAATAGAAAATAATTACCTTGTTTACCACAGTTGAAACtgtactaaactttttttttatgattgGTTTGAGCCTGTATGCATACATTGTTAGCCTTGCATATAAAGGGTTGAGGAGAATTTAGAATATGTTTCAGTTCTGATACCAGTGATTGTAAGATTTTTACAGAGTTGTACTGGTATCTCTaagtttttaaatactgtctCTAACTGGAAAAGTTAGCAGTAATTGCTAAATATATCTGTGTTCTCTACAGAAAGTATATGCAAATGCAACTTTCAATTGCagaaaaaacttttcaaaaattaaattcttatgaAAGACACAAATGcataaactattttttctttttatgttagGAATTATTCCGTGCTTGTATTGGACATGCACAAAAGTATCCTGAATTTTACACACTACAGGAGATCATGAGTATCATGGGAGGAAAGTTTCATACGCAGTTGACCTTtaggctggaaaaaaatcttcttgtaATGGTAATATCTTACATATACGTATCGTTTTGGTGTTATGTTCAAATAAGTAGAATTACATTTGGATTGTGTTACGCAAGAATTCGGGTTTTTTACAAGTATTATTCAGTGGTTGGTTTACGGGTTATAATTTATACTTAAAATTGTTAATGAAAACATTGATGAAATTATTTTGGTAGTAGTAAGGCTGTTAACACCCTTCAAAAAGGTtgcattaataatatttttttttatttaatataactAACTTTATAATGCACCTGCCTaaattcttaatatttttcattataagaAGTGCACTGTTGGCTCAGCATGATTTCAAGTTAAAGCTATTTTCTGATTCTACTTTATTTCTTCAAGGGTACGGTAAGACGTGGTAAAACAGATTTCCCTACCATGCCTGCTCAACTGCCCACAGACTACAAAACTGTTACATCTATTATAACTCCAGAAAAAAAGGCTTCTATTATGCACAATGTAAGTAAcctttttattgtcatttttcagGCTTATTTTGTAGAGAGGAGCAATTTGGTCCTTTTTATGTTTCTTCATAcagttttttcattatttttctttcctaatcttACAGATCTTGTAGGATAGGAACATATTCTGTATCATTATTTGTTTAGTATTTCATTTATAACAATCACATTGCCCTCTTCAAAAGTTGCGTTATTACCTTTTGGAGCTAGtgcctcttgaagggacttcctcTGTTCTCTGAAGAAAACATTAGAGAGGTCCTTAAATTGGAACACACTGTCTGTGAAATCTGGATAGAATTGTTTATTACAGTGTTGTTCCTTTTAAACTTTGCTTTGCAGTTTCTAAGCTGGCCtctgtgtgtgagtgtgtattCATGTATGTAAATGCATGTAGGTGTAAAGGCTTCTGATTTAAGAAAGAAGTCCTGAGGGTAAGAAGAAATACTTTAGACTGtctatttttctgaaaagttgaTTAGGTTAGCTTACCCTGGGAATTTCTTTTGCTAAACAGCATAAAATCAATTTCTGAGTTGAACAATTTTTAGATTCCAGTCCACCTTGCTGTTAGATATCTGATGTTTCTGTTTGTGTTCTCCTACAGAGGACATCAATGAGGTTTTCATTCTGTGGAACTCATTTTTCGTGACTGTTTATTCCAGATAATTTGTTATCCATTAATTGAAGGAGTTTGTTCACATATCAAAACCCAAACTTTCAACAGAGGCACTGTGATTGCAAAGAGACTTTTGATTCAGAAAGTAGCATAGGTGACACAGGAGAATGATATATGCCTCAAGAGTTGTTGTAGCTATAAATAGAGAGTATTTCTGATGAAGTCTCAGGTGGCAGAAAAAAGAACATAGCTAGActtttcttgtttctctctcaCAGTCCTCAGTGCTCCTGGGTTTCTGTTATCTTCTTAGTCCTTGATGTTCTCCTCCCACCACATGAGCATTCCCAGCCTCCTCTCTTCATGGAAACCTGTATTCATTATGTTTAATAATTTTATCATTTCAATTCTGAATTTGTATTCTTCAtgtttttatatttgctttacaATTCTTTGTATGTAATCTGTATTCAAACAACTGTGCAGCTTTAACCATACCTTTAAAGTTAGATGTCTTTTATTGTGATACTACTTAACTCGTAAGAAGATCTGTAATATATGTCTGAGTgaatctggtttgggttttttttccttctgcaatgGACTCCCATATTTTATGATCATCCAAATTCCTATTCAACCTACTAATTCAAATTAAAAGGAATGAACTGAAAGATACAAGTAAAGAAGATATATTTTCTCATGCTGCAAGGTGGATGCATGAGATTCAGCCAAAAATCTTcaggggaatttttttcttttttatttgattctGAAGCCTGGCACTGTGGTGGTATTTGGACTTTTGGTGTGTGGGTTAATCCATGTTTGTTTGGATTTGGTCTTTTTCTTATGATTTTAAATCtatattatttcttaaaaaaactttaaaaatttaatttttttctgtttaggataTTAGTTCAGattcaaatgcagaaaaacttGCTTTGAAATACTGTCCTCAAGTTGTTTTAAGTAATCAGTCATTATTTACTTTACTGAATAATCATGGACTTAACTACAAGGAACAATGGGAAATTCCAGTTTGCATTAAAATGATCCCTGTTGCAGGTATAGTATGTTTTTGttgtaaaaattacatttttgtccATGGAGACCTTTATCTATTCTCATAATCCTTTTTGAGCAGACTGAAGAGCAGGAAATTAGAAGATCCAGTAAAACCAACTGTGGGAAAGTAGAAGGTAGTCTGGTTTAGTTCACACAGTAATAGAATagtttaattttgtctttatttaaaaaaaggaagaagctaaGGTTAATGAAAATCATAATTGTAATTATAAGCTCAGATTTTTACCTTTTCTGAAGGAAGCAGCACTCTAGAATGCAGCTATGAGAAAATTAGTTTCTCTTAAGTACGTCcatgtttttaatttaaggagtcaaacaaagtaataaaatttGACTGACTTTGTTCACACGTTTTAAAGGGCAAGAATCTGAAGTGAATATCTGAAGTGAATGTTTTCAGCTGTCATCTGGTAAGGAGTCAGAGACCTTTGTGTTATAAAGAAAAGTGTTTAGTTTAATCAAAgttattgtaaaaaaaataagCCTTAAAAAATCCATTGCTATAGTTTGTACTCTGCTTTCAAGGAGGAAACCTGATAGCAAGGTAATTTCATAGTTTTCTAAACCTTGTTCCACCTTGTTACTGAGAATAGTAACAACCTCTAGAGGTATCGCCATTAACATTGGGTTTGGACATACAGCTATTTTCcacttgggggggaaaaaaaaaatcagttaaatgtccttttgctttcaaaactgtAAGCTCTGCTCcttggaaagaaaacaactgtGTGAAGCTGTTAAAATTATCAAGTGAAATGATTTcaataagctaaaaaaaaaaaacaaaattctgaagttttatgaaaaaaaccaaagaaacattATCTGGAATTAAAAGGACCTATTTACATCACAGAATAATGAATGAATAATGAATGTCCATGGAGATCACTTTTCCCaatttcaacaaaaaaatgttttgaataaacTGATTAACTCACCTGAATGCTCTAGTTTAGTTGTCAAGTACTCCATCAGTAATCTGAATATAGATTTCCTCGCTtcttgccccccacccctccctttttttttttaatacactaggGCTTTTTTCATTATGAGCATTTATAATGGTTATTGTCTTGAAATGTCTGTGTTCTGTGCATTTCCCACAAATTTGTATAGCAGACCTCTGGATAGTAGTAAATAAGCTGTCAAATATCTGCAAATCCTACAAATTTTGCACTTTCCTACATGAGATTAAATTACTTCATCTGTAAAGACATGCCTGACTCCTTTTATATCAGCTTTACAGTTTTCAAACTTGAGTTTAGATCCAAAGTTAACACCTAAAGGGCATTCGGAATATGTTAGCAATATATAATGTTTCTTGAAgtgtttctcctctctttctttttctacctTCCCTGTAACCCACCTCTtgcattaattatatttttttttcatcctcagattgttattatttttctaaaacactGATACTATGTTCACCATGTGCCTTTGCTTTCTGTATAATATTGGGCAGGGTATCACTGTTATTTTTGGGTGAATCTATCGATGATTCATATCTAAGTGTGTTAAGATGTAAACAAAAGAGTGGGGCAGCAGAGCCCGGACTTATTTACTGATTAGAAGAAATATAAACTGCAGCCATCACTTTTGGACAataagacttcaaaaaaaaaaaaaaaaatttttttttgaggttcatcaaaggaagcagaaagataTTTTTGGAAAACAATAGATTTGATGATACAATACAGTATAAGGAATGATGACTcctaaattattttacaaattctCTGTTTataactgcatttaaaatatgATCAACTGTTAATGTGATATGTATTGCTGCTGCAGGATCCTAATAATTCACACTGTATCTggacataattttattttctgttgttaatGAATGAGAGGATAGTTTTTCACTACTTCTAGTGTGAATATGGAATGGATTTGACTATAACTGGAAATTGAAAGATTTATCATTTAAATTATACAacaatctttttcctttcatttaataCATAGTCAATCTCTTTCTGTTCTTGAAAAGGTAGCAAACCAGCTAGAGTGGTTTACATTGATTCACCTCTGCTGAGAAAGGAAATGACAGTAAGAGAAAGGAACCAGATCTTCCATGAAATTCCAATGGACTTCCTAGCAACTAAAATGTCTTACGTTTCTATTTCTGATGTGTTGATGGACAAACCGGCTGAGGACAGTCTGTTTCAGTGGGATGTATGTAGCTTCATCtccttgtaaaaacaaacaaacaagaacaaaaacctATGTTATAATTCCGAAGTTAGTTGTTCTGTCATAAAGAAGGAGAATTTAGGTTTCCTGTTGGTAGTTTACTGCTGAGTTACAGACCctatgttttaaaatgtctgtctAGTTCCTTTAAATGCTTCTACTACATCGGCATCCTCAGCTTTAACGTTTACTTTATTAAAGCGTATTTTGATCAGTTCATTTAAGTGGGAAAAGTTCTAtgaactttatttctcttttgaaagGCCTTTCAACTCCTAGGACTTAAGATATTCTGTGTTAAACacaggaatttttcttttctactgcCCCTCTCTCCCAACAGTCAAAATACAGGTACTAGAAaattttttgtgttttcaatTTGACAATGTCTCGTTTGTGATTAACATGTTCTATttcttggggttgttttgttgttgttgttggtggtggtggtggtggtggtggtttgggttttttatgttattattttttcctccctgtgttaAGATGCCTTCTGATACCTACCAGTACAGGAAGATTCCTCTTCCAGATGACACAGGGATGGACTTTGATGATGATGTTACAGAACTGGAAACTTTTGGAGCAACTGTCAAGCTCTCAGGAACTTCTAAAACGGAAAGTACTTTTCCTACAGTTAGTAACACTGCTAAAGTTTTTTCACATGGcttaaaaatggggaaaaaaaatacatccaccATAAACAGTGgaggtgaagaagggaaaaacaccATTTCTGAGCAAGGAGTTCCAGCATGTGCCAGCATGCAGCTTCCATCATTAGATGGCATTCTATGCTTCAGCCCTGAAGGAGATTCATCTCATAAAAGCTTGAATTCAGAGGAGGTAGGactgagcaaagcacagcatGT
This window of the Accipiter gentilis chromosome 10, bAccGen1.1, whole genome shotgun sequence genome carries:
- the ICE2 gene encoding little elongation complex subunit 2 isoform X5, yielding MAAKGQLLTWDISPTNGSEVFFSREIYEKYSLAPSLSELWHLSNREAKRNVEALANSSENRQACSMQAADPFEVEAKGTTDDHPFPEPRLPYPFTSCLTEKEQKTYLYLMTKYSKKPLHFQVNAASQRELFTYLQMKEVVNNEIAEFMKFAQNAAKSCAQDYDTISEDALRYTEELFRACIGHAQKYPEFYTLQEIMSIMGGKFHTQLTFRLEKNLLVMGTVRRGKTDFPTMPAQLPTDYKTVTSIITPEKKASIMHNDISSDSNAEKLALKYCPQVVLSNQSLFTLLNNHGLNYKEQWEIPVCIKMIPVAGSKPARVVYIDSPLLRKEMTVRERNQIFHEIPMDFLATKMSYVSISDVLMDKPAEDSLFQWDMPSDTYQYRKIPLPDDTGMDFDDDVTELETFGATVKLSGTSKTESTFPTVSNTAKVFSHGLKMGKKNTSTINSGGEEGKNTISEQGVPACASMQLPSLDGILCFSPEGDSSHKSLNSEEVGLSKAQHVMTKEVLYSETKLNTLSNAVSYKKESDTAQKNETYASLCSSDTDEERLIIDTECKNTDCCKTPVPNTASHASAETAKSPSPTQIPLASMSDCSDITDKGKNASRKAKRKLSKEFDPVGQILKMQTELLKSPSQKVHEQPVSCDSSNATSVHVPQSPKPLVTSSTETVPAPASNPNGSSRNTWTWLFQGVPKRKLPNELQMLEEDPSEYEAPQDGNLVYKLFSLNDLLLLVRCSVQKVKSLPRYHKKKKAQKLTPIFLLPKLEYQAYYGVEALTESEICQLWTESMLHSECLFYIEMKIPNRKKKKNTQHKFVENFFPQL
- the ICE2 gene encoding little elongation complex subunit 2 isoform X3, with amino-acid sequence MAAKGQLLTWDISPTNGSEVFFSREIYEKYSLAPSLSELWHLSNREAKRNVEALANSSENRQACSMQAADPFEVEAKGTTDDHPFPEPRLPYPFTSCLTEKEQKTYLYLMTKYSKKPLHFQVNAASQRELFTYLQMKEVVNNEIAEFMKFAQNAAKSCAQDYDTISEDALRYTEELFRACIGHAQKYPEFYTLQEIMSIMGGKFHTQLTFRLEKNLLVMGTVRRGKTDFPTMPAQLPTDYKTVTSIITPEKKASIMHNDISSDSNAEKLALKYCPQVVLSNQSLFTLLNNHGLNYKEQWEIPVCIKMIPVAGSKPARVVYIDSPLLRKEMTVRERNQIFHEIPMDFLATKMSYVSISDVLMDKPAEDSLFQWDMPSDTYQYRKIPLPDDTGMDFDDDVTELETFGATVKLSGTSKTESTFPTVSNTAKVFSHGLKMGKKNTSTINSGGEEGKNTISEQGVPACASMQLPSLDGILCFSPEGDSSHKSLNSEEVGLSKAQHVMTKEVLYSETKLNTLSNAVSYKKESDTAQKNETYASLCSSDTDEERLIIDTECKNTDCCKTPVPNTASHASAETAKSPSPTQIPLASMSDCSDITDKGKNASRKAKRKLSKEFDPVGQILKMQTELLKSPSQKVHEQPVSCDSSNATSVHVPQSPKPLVTSSTETVPAPASNPNGSSRNTWTWLFQGVPKRKLPNELQMLEEDPSEYEAPQDGNLVYKLFSLNDLLLLVRCSVQKVKSLPRYHKKKKAQKLTPIFLLPKLEYQAYYGVEALTESEICQLWTESMLHSECLFYIGRIDAFTSKLIMLEKISPEILREKLGLIKPANSLNILHHILKKVSDLQEGSYLLTHAAGDSSVGIYKSSLDKTTRASYNLHKAHCDLPTVPATLSVPWVPLDPSLPLPYHMNHGRVPCTFPPAPQEATWKQKTAPEVTVTCGGKRSNTGEPHCCDATKV
- the ICE2 gene encoding little elongation complex subunit 2 isoform X2 codes for the protein MAAKGQLLTWDISPTNGSEVFFSREIYEKYSLAPSLSELWHLSNREAKRNVEALANSSENRQACSMQAADPFEVEAKGTTDDHPFPEPRLPYPFTSCLTEKEQKTYLYLMTKYSKKPLHFQVNAASQRELFTYLQMKEVVNNEIAEFMKFAQNAAKSCAQDYDTISEDALRYTEELFRACIGHAQKYPEFYTLQEIMSIMGGKFHTQLTFRLEKNLLVMGTVRRGKTDFPTMPAQLPTDYKTVTSIITPEKKASIMHNDISSDSNAEKLALKYCPQVVLSNQSLFTLLNNHGLNYKEQWEIPVCIKMIPVAGSKPARVVYIDSPLLRKEMTVRERNQIFHEIPMDFLATKMSYVSISDVLMDKPAEDSLFQWDMPSDTYQYRKIPLPDDTGMDFDDDVTELETFGATVKLSGTSKTESTFPTVSNTAKVFSHGLKMGKKNTSTINSGGEEGKNTISEQGVPACASMQLPSLDGILCFSPEGDSSHKSLNSEEVGLSKAQHVMTKEVLYSETKLNTLSNAVSYKKESDTAQKNETYASLCSSDTDEERLIIDTECKNTDCCKTPVPNTASHASAETAKSPSPTQIPLASMSDCSDITDKGKNASRKAKRKLSKEFDPVGQILKMQTELLKSPSQKVHEQPVSCDSSNATSVHVPQSPKPLVTSSTETVPAPASNPNGSSRNTWTWLFQGVPKRKLPNELQMLEEDPSEYEAPQDGNLVYKLFSLNDLLLLVRCSVQKVKSLPRYHKKKKAQKLTPIFLLPKLEYQAYYGVEALTESEICQLWTESMLHSECLFYIGRIDAFTSKLIMLEKISPEILREKLGLIKPANSLNILHHILKKVSDLQEGSYLLTHAAGDSSVGIYKSSLDKTTRASYNLHKAHCDLPTVPATLSVPWVPLDPSLPLPYHMNHGRVPCTFPPAPQEATWKQKPSSWKHRKLGPSDQTSIPVLTDGSCQQQVTV